In Vitis vinifera cultivar Pinot Noir 40024 chromosome 17, ASM3070453v1, one genomic interval encodes:
- the LOC100243265 gene encoding probable pectate lyase 5 — translation MASSSLSLFFLFSLLSPILIASSPVQDPELVIQEVHRSINESRRNLGYLSCGSGNPIDDCWRCNANWEKNRQSLADCAIGFGKNAIGGKNGKIYVVTDSSDDDVVNPKPGTLRYAVIQDEPLWIIFARDMVIKLKEELIMNSFKTIDGRGASVHIAGGPCITIQFVTNIIIHGLNIHDCKQGGNTNVRDSPSHYGFRTISDGDGVSIFGGSHIWVDHCSLSNCHDGLIDAIHGSTAITISNNYMTHHDKVMLLGHSDSYTQDKNMQVTIAFNHFGEGLVQRMPRCRHGYFHVVNNDYTHWEMYAIGGSADPTINSQGNRFLAPNDRFSKEVTKHEDAPESQWKNWNWRSEGDLMLNGAYFTPSGAGASSSYARASSLGARPSSLVASITGSAGALSCKKGSRC, via the exons ATGGCTAGCTCTTCACTTtccctcttcttcctcttctctcTCCTGTCTCCAATTCTCATTGCCTCCTCTCCGGTTCAGGACCCTGAACTGGTGATACAAGAAGTACATAG GAGCATCAATGAGTCAAGGAGGAACTTGGGGTATCTGTCTTGTGGGAGTGGGAACCCCATTGATGACTGCTGGAGGTGTAACGCCAATTGGGAGAAGAACCGGCAGAGCCTGGCTGATTGTGCAATTGGGTTTGGGAAGAATGCCATAGGTGGCAAGAACGGAAAGATTTACGTGGTCACAGACTCCAGTGATGATGATGTGGTGAATCCTAAGCCGGGGACTCTTCGGTATGCAGTCATCCAAGATGAGCCCTTGTGGATCATCTTTGCTCGGGACATGGTGATTAAGTTGAAGGAAGAGTTGATCATGAACTCCTTCAAGACCATTGATGGCAGGGGAGCTAGTGTTCACATTGCAGGTGGACCATGCATTACTATACAGTTTGTGACCAACATTATCATACATGGACTCAACATCCATGACTGCAAGCAAGGAGGGAATACTAATGTTAGAGACTCCCCAAGTCACTACGGGTTTAGGACGATATCAGACGGTGATGGGGTGTCCATCTTTGGTGGGAGCCATATCTGGGTGGACCACTGCTCACTCTCAAACTGCCATGATGGACTCATTGATGCCATCCATGGCTCCACTGCCATCACTATCTCAAACAATTACATGACTCACCATGATAAAGTCATGCTTTTGGGCCACAGTGATTCCTACACTCAGGACAAGAACATGCAAGTCACTATAGCCTTCAATCACTTTGGAGAAGGGCTTGTCCAAAGAATGCCAAG ATGTAGACATGGATACTTCCATGTGGTAAACAATGACTACACCCATTGGGAAATGTATGCCATTGGAGGGAGTGCTGACCCAACCATCAACAGCCAAGGCAATAGGTTTCTTGCACCCAATGATAGATTCAGCAAAGAG GTGACCAAACATGAGGATGCACCAGAAAGTCAATGGAAGAACTGGAATTGGAGGTCAGAGGGAGACTTGATGTTAAATGGTGCATATTTCACACCATCAGGGGCAGGAGCCTCATCAAGTTATGCCAGGGCATCAAGCTTGGGGGCAAGACCATCTTCCTTGGTGGCTTCCATCACTGGGTCAGCAGGTGCACTTAGCTGCAAGAAAGGTTCTCGATGCTGA
- the LOC100253504 gene encoding protein STICHEL-like 2 isoform X2 — translation MMDGRRHSVDIPISKTLVALRRVRSLRDPSTNSMSKFSALVDSLNWETNSSNGISLRFVNGFQEGGPDNNGLLGLENFPGQREELYGGLRKPDPKLFSSENPGFFGNTGLAPTVTKRADGLDYCGTIKEEAYDKKSLSERYCSGLRENGLDLMNITPSSNGLEGADSCNGPILGSSHAERTDHTASKWKSQYKNQLKSFTGLGDVVSCVGSPCPSLSDVLLEGSSRSTSLLANEESNAIDHNDRGCGIRCCWSRTPRFRESNLLSDVEDNPLLLGEVGETILSGQKWSWKCFNNEITPYSESPRSLSQKFRPKAFNELVGQNVVARSLLGAISRGRITSFYLFHGPRGTGKTSASRIFAAALNCLSLEEHRPCGLCRECVLFFSGRSRDSKEIDTVRINQTGRMRSLIKHAIGRPVSSRFKVFIIDECHLLRGETWATVLNSLDDLPQHVVFIMITPSLDKLPRSAVSRSQRYHFPKIKDADIASKLGRICVEECLEFDQVALDFIAAKSNGSLRDAEMMLDQLSLLGKRITMSMTYELIGIVSDDELLDLLDLALSSDTSNTVRRARELMRSRIDPMQLISQLANLIMDILAGKCQEGTSEVRRNFFEGHTLDLQKLSHALKILSETEKQLRASKNQTTWLTVALLQLSSVESSFLDANDSRAFLRTEHPRGENVKRLVTCACDNNKPHICEVQEDCKGQLEFLWKQATEICQSSSLKNFLRKQGKLSSVIVSQGMAVAELEFQHPDYVSKAEKSWKLIASSLQSILGCNVEIRINLAPCTSVKGYAKVKKPSFSFFSCSRRMRLKSHSTSEHGSDQSDCSDFTSEKAMIRDKTIGTCSSDCGSQVSHVCYLRTEAARTLRNREGNVLGIGTITPHRPFQDEIPKGTGFEVGSSKEEQSSCGCQEPENQPNCLFNTFGLHKKLRSSEASQMTCLRYQAQNKLALSVPKNTSFEPYFWANDRYAFSSSSNNFNSCPRDEDGLREDSKVHCWGAPTFPLKKAWQSRHRREGSNLVGWVLPCGATK, via the exons ATGATGGATGGGCGAAGGCATTCTGTTGATATCCCTATTTCAAAAACTCTGGTGGCACTTAGGAGAGTGAGGTCACTGAGGGATCCATCCACTAACTCCATGAGTAAATTCTCTGCTTTGGTTGATAGTCTGAACTGGGAAACCAATTCAAGTAATGGGATTTCTCTGAGATTTGTAAATGGTTTTCAGGAAGGTGGCCCAGATAATAATGGTCTTTTGGGTTTAGAAAATTTTCCTGGACAAAGAGAGGAACTCTATGGTGGTTTGAGAAAACCTGACCCTAAGTTGTTTTCAAGTGAGAATCCAGGTTTCTTTGGAAACACAGGTTTGGCTCCTACAGTAACTAAAAGGGCTGACGGATTGGATTATTGTGGAACAATTAAGGAAGAAGCATATGACAAGAAATCATTAAGCGAAAGATATTGTAGTGGGCTCAGGGAGAACGGTTTGGACTTGATGAACATTACGCCTTCAAGTAATGGTTTGGAGGGTGCAGATTCATGTAATGGACCAATTTTAGGATCATCACATGCTGAACGGACTGATCATACTGCATCAAAATGGAAATCCCAAtacaaaaatcaattaaaatcatttacTGGACTGGGTGATGTTGTGAGTTGTGTAGGTAGTCCTTGCCCGTCACTAAGTGATGTGCTGCTGGAAGGGTCAAGCCGCAGTACATCATTACTTGCAAATGAAGAGTCTAATGCTATTGATCATAATGATCGTGGATGTGGGATAAGGTGCTGCTGGTCAAGAACTCCGAGATTTAGAGAATCAAATCTTCTTTCAGATGTAGAAGACAATCCACTGTTATTGGGGGAAGTTGGTGAGACAATTCTATCTGGACAGAAATGGAGCTGGAAATGCTTTAACAATGAAATTACTCCATATTCAGAAAGCCCTAGGAGTCTCAGTCAGAAATTCAGGCCAAAAGCTTTCAATGAGTTGGTGGGACAAAATGTAGTGGCAAGGTCTCTCTTGGGTGCCATCTCAAGAGGAAGGATAACCtccttttatctttttcatGGTCCTCGTGGTACGGGTAAAACTTCTGCCTCAAGGATTTTTGCAGCGGCATTGAATTGTCTGTCGCTTGAGGAGCATAGGCCATGTGGTCTATGCCGAGAATGTGTTTTGTTCTTTTCTGGAAGGAGTAGGGACAGTAAAGAGATAGATACTGTGAGAATTAATCAAACAGGTAGAATGAGATCCCTTATTAAGCATGCCATTGGCCGTCCTGTTTCCTCACGATTTAAGGTCTTCATAATTGATGAGTGCCATTTGTTGCGAGGGGAAACTTGGGCTACTGTTTTGAATAGCCTAGATGACCTTCCTCAACATGTTGTCTTCATAATGATCACTCCTAGCCTGGATAAGCTGCCACGGAGTGCAGTGTCACGGTCCCAAAGGTACCACTTTCCAAAGATAAAAGATGCTGATATTGCAAGCAAATTGGGGAGAATCTGTGTTGAAGAATGTCTCGAATTTGACCAGGTTGCTTTAGACTTCATTGCTGCTAAATCTAATGGTTCACTTCGGGATGCAGAGATGATGCTTGATCAGCTGAGCTTGCTTGGAAAAAGAATTACTATGTCCATGACCTATGAACTT ATTGGAATTGTTTCTGATGATGAGTTGCTTGATTTACTGGATCTAGCTTTGTCATCTGACACCTCAAATACAGTTAGAAGGGCCAGGGAATTGATGAGATCAAGGATTGATCCTATGCAACTGATATCACAGCTAGCAAATCTCATAATGGATATTCTTGCTGGAAAATGCCAAGAAGGCACTTCTGAAGttagaagaaatttttttgaaggaCATACTT TGGACTTGCAGAAGCTTAGTCATGCATTGAAAATTCTTTCTGAAACTGAGAAACAATTGAGGGCATCAAAGAATCAAACAACGTGGCTAACTGTAGCTCTTCTACAGTTAAGCTCTGTGGAGTCTTCTTTCTTGGATGCAAATGATTCAAGGGCATTTTTGAGAACAGAGCATCCAAGAG GGGAAAACGTGAAGCGCCTTGTCACTTGTGCATGTGACAACAATAAACCACATATATGTGAAGTACAGGAGGATTGCAAAGGACAATTAGAATTTTTATGGAAGCAAGCTACTGAAATATGTCAATCCAGTTCACTCAAAAACTTTCTGAGGAAGCAAGGGAAGTTGTCTTCTGTCATTGTTAGCCAAG GTATGGCAGTAGCTGAACTGGAATTCCAGCATCCTGACTATGTTTCCAAGGCTGAGAAATCATGGAAACTGATTGCAAGCTCACTCCAGTCTATCCTGGGTTGTAATGTGGAGATTAGGATCAATCTTGCACCTTGCACTTCTGTGAAAGGGTATGCTAAAGTGAAGAAGCCATCCTTCAGTTTTTTCAGTTGTTCCCGCAGAATGCGACTTAAATCACATTCAACTTCTGAACATGGAAGTGATCAGTCTGATTGTTCTGATTTCACTTCTGAGAAAGCGATGATCAGGGACAAAACTATAGGAACTTGTTCGTCAGACTGTGGTTCTCAAGTGTCACATGTCTGCTATCTGAGAACGGAAGCGGCAAGGACTTTAAGAAATAGGGAAGGAAATGTGCTAGGCATTGGAACAATCACTCCTCACAGACCATTTCAAGATGAAATACCAAAGGGGACTGGATTTGAGGTTGGTTCTTCTAAGGAAGAGCAAAGCAGCTGTGGATGCCAGGAACCAGAGAATCAACCAAACTGTCTCTTCAACACTTTTGGACTCCATAAAAAGTTACGATCATCAGAGGCTTCTCAGATGACCTGTTTGAGGTACCAAGCACAAAACAAGCTTGCATTGTCTGTCCCCAAGAATACATCTTTTGAACCATATTTCTGGGCCAATGATCGTTATGCTTTCTCCAGCAGCTCTAACAATTTTAATTCCTGCCCCAGAGATGAGGATGG ACTGAGGGAGGATTCCAAGGTACATTGCTGGGGAGCCCCCACGTTTCCTCTGAAGAAG GCTTGGCAATCAAGGCATCGACGGGAAGGATCGAATCTAGTGGGATGGGTTCTACCATGTGGCGCAACAAAGTAG
- the LOC100253504 gene encoding protein STICHEL-like 2 isoform X1, which yields MMDGRRHSVDIPISKTLVALRRVRSLRDPSTNSMSKFSALVDSLNWETNSSNGISLRFVNGFQEGGPDNNGLLGLENFPGQREELYGGLRKPDPKLFSSENPGFFGNTGLAPTVTKRADGLDYCGTIKEEAYDKKSLSERYCSGLRENGLDLMNITPSSNGLEGADSCNGPILGSSHAERTDHTASKWKSQYKNQLKSFTGLGDVVSCVGSPCPSLSDVLLEGSSRSTSLLANEESNAIDHNDRGCGIRCCWSRTPRFRESNLLSDVEDNPLLLGEVGETILSGQKWSWKCFNNEITPYSESPRSLSQKFRPKAFNELVGQNVVARSLLGAISRGRITSFYLFHGPRGTGKTSASRIFAAALNCLSLEEHRPCGLCRECVLFFSGRSRDSKEIDTVRINQTGRMRSLIKHAIGRPVSSRFKVFIIDECHLLRGETWATVLNSLDDLPQHVVFIMITPSLDKLPRSAVSRSQRYHFPKIKDADIASKLGRICVEECLEFDQVALDFIAAKSNGSLRDAEMMLDQLSLLGKRITMSMTYELIGIVSDDELLDLLDLALSSDTSNTVRRARELMRSRIDPMQLISQLANLIMDILAGKCQEGTSEVRRNFFEGHTSEVDLQKLSHALKILSETEKQLRASKNQTTWLTVALLQLSSVESSFLDANDSRAFLRTEHPRGENVKRLVTCACDNNKPHICEVQEDCKGQLEFLWKQATEICQSSSLKNFLRKQGKLSSVIVSQGMAVAELEFQHPDYVSKAEKSWKLIASSLQSILGCNVEIRINLAPCTSVKGYAKVKKPSFSFFSCSRRMRLKSHSTSEHGSDQSDCSDFTSEKAMIRDKTIGTCSSDCGSQVSHVCYLRTEAARTLRNREGNVLGIGTITPHRPFQDEIPKGTGFEVGSSKEEQSSCGCQEPENQPNCLFNTFGLHKKLRSSEASQMTCLRYQAQNKLALSVPKNTSFEPYFWANDRYAFSSSSNNFNSCPRDEDGLREDSKVHCWGAPTFPLKKAWQSRHRREGSNLVGWVLPCGATK from the exons ATGATGGATGGGCGAAGGCATTCTGTTGATATCCCTATTTCAAAAACTCTGGTGGCACTTAGGAGAGTGAGGTCACTGAGGGATCCATCCACTAACTCCATGAGTAAATTCTCTGCTTTGGTTGATAGTCTGAACTGGGAAACCAATTCAAGTAATGGGATTTCTCTGAGATTTGTAAATGGTTTTCAGGAAGGTGGCCCAGATAATAATGGTCTTTTGGGTTTAGAAAATTTTCCTGGACAAAGAGAGGAACTCTATGGTGGTTTGAGAAAACCTGACCCTAAGTTGTTTTCAAGTGAGAATCCAGGTTTCTTTGGAAACACAGGTTTGGCTCCTACAGTAACTAAAAGGGCTGACGGATTGGATTATTGTGGAACAATTAAGGAAGAAGCATATGACAAGAAATCATTAAGCGAAAGATATTGTAGTGGGCTCAGGGAGAACGGTTTGGACTTGATGAACATTACGCCTTCAAGTAATGGTTTGGAGGGTGCAGATTCATGTAATGGACCAATTTTAGGATCATCACATGCTGAACGGACTGATCATACTGCATCAAAATGGAAATCCCAAtacaaaaatcaattaaaatcatttacTGGACTGGGTGATGTTGTGAGTTGTGTAGGTAGTCCTTGCCCGTCACTAAGTGATGTGCTGCTGGAAGGGTCAAGCCGCAGTACATCATTACTTGCAAATGAAGAGTCTAATGCTATTGATCATAATGATCGTGGATGTGGGATAAGGTGCTGCTGGTCAAGAACTCCGAGATTTAGAGAATCAAATCTTCTTTCAGATGTAGAAGACAATCCACTGTTATTGGGGGAAGTTGGTGAGACAATTCTATCTGGACAGAAATGGAGCTGGAAATGCTTTAACAATGAAATTACTCCATATTCAGAAAGCCCTAGGAGTCTCAGTCAGAAATTCAGGCCAAAAGCTTTCAATGAGTTGGTGGGACAAAATGTAGTGGCAAGGTCTCTCTTGGGTGCCATCTCAAGAGGAAGGATAACCtccttttatctttttcatGGTCCTCGTGGTACGGGTAAAACTTCTGCCTCAAGGATTTTTGCAGCGGCATTGAATTGTCTGTCGCTTGAGGAGCATAGGCCATGTGGTCTATGCCGAGAATGTGTTTTGTTCTTTTCTGGAAGGAGTAGGGACAGTAAAGAGATAGATACTGTGAGAATTAATCAAACAGGTAGAATGAGATCCCTTATTAAGCATGCCATTGGCCGTCCTGTTTCCTCACGATTTAAGGTCTTCATAATTGATGAGTGCCATTTGTTGCGAGGGGAAACTTGGGCTACTGTTTTGAATAGCCTAGATGACCTTCCTCAACATGTTGTCTTCATAATGATCACTCCTAGCCTGGATAAGCTGCCACGGAGTGCAGTGTCACGGTCCCAAAGGTACCACTTTCCAAAGATAAAAGATGCTGATATTGCAAGCAAATTGGGGAGAATCTGTGTTGAAGAATGTCTCGAATTTGACCAGGTTGCTTTAGACTTCATTGCTGCTAAATCTAATGGTTCACTTCGGGATGCAGAGATGATGCTTGATCAGCTGAGCTTGCTTGGAAAAAGAATTACTATGTCCATGACCTATGAACTT ATTGGAATTGTTTCTGATGATGAGTTGCTTGATTTACTGGATCTAGCTTTGTCATCTGACACCTCAAATACAGTTAGAAGGGCCAGGGAATTGATGAGATCAAGGATTGATCCTATGCAACTGATATCACAGCTAGCAAATCTCATAATGGATATTCTTGCTGGAAAATGCCAAGAAGGCACTTCTGAAGttagaagaaatttttttgaaggaCATACTT CTGAAGTGGACTTGCAGAAGCTTAGTCATGCATTGAAAATTCTTTCTGAAACTGAGAAACAATTGAGGGCATCAAAGAATCAAACAACGTGGCTAACTGTAGCTCTTCTACAGTTAAGCTCTGTGGAGTCTTCTTTCTTGGATGCAAATGATTCAAGGGCATTTTTGAGAACAGAGCATCCAAGAG GGGAAAACGTGAAGCGCCTTGTCACTTGTGCATGTGACAACAATAAACCACATATATGTGAAGTACAGGAGGATTGCAAAGGACAATTAGAATTTTTATGGAAGCAAGCTACTGAAATATGTCAATCCAGTTCACTCAAAAACTTTCTGAGGAAGCAAGGGAAGTTGTCTTCTGTCATTGTTAGCCAAG GTATGGCAGTAGCTGAACTGGAATTCCAGCATCCTGACTATGTTTCCAAGGCTGAGAAATCATGGAAACTGATTGCAAGCTCACTCCAGTCTATCCTGGGTTGTAATGTGGAGATTAGGATCAATCTTGCACCTTGCACTTCTGTGAAAGGGTATGCTAAAGTGAAGAAGCCATCCTTCAGTTTTTTCAGTTGTTCCCGCAGAATGCGACTTAAATCACATTCAACTTCTGAACATGGAAGTGATCAGTCTGATTGTTCTGATTTCACTTCTGAGAAAGCGATGATCAGGGACAAAACTATAGGAACTTGTTCGTCAGACTGTGGTTCTCAAGTGTCACATGTCTGCTATCTGAGAACGGAAGCGGCAAGGACTTTAAGAAATAGGGAAGGAAATGTGCTAGGCATTGGAACAATCACTCCTCACAGACCATTTCAAGATGAAATACCAAAGGGGACTGGATTTGAGGTTGGTTCTTCTAAGGAAGAGCAAAGCAGCTGTGGATGCCAGGAACCAGAGAATCAACCAAACTGTCTCTTCAACACTTTTGGACTCCATAAAAAGTTACGATCATCAGAGGCTTCTCAGATGACCTGTTTGAGGTACCAAGCACAAAACAAGCTTGCATTGTCTGTCCCCAAGAATACATCTTTTGAACCATATTTCTGGGCCAATGATCGTTATGCTTTCTCCAGCAGCTCTAACAATTTTAATTCCTGCCCCAGAGATGAGGATGG ACTGAGGGAGGATTCCAAGGTACATTGCTGGGGAGCCCCCACGTTTCCTCTGAAGAAG GCTTGGCAATCAAGGCATCGACGGGAAGGATCGAATCTAGTGGGATGGGTTCTACCATGTGGCGCAACAAAGTAG